One stretch of Methyloversatilis sp. RAC08 DNA includes these proteins:
- a CDS encoding XrtA-associated tyrosine autokinase, with product MSIIEQAVARMGLLKRAGVEIGSIEEIDLHEAINKPEEDEPLERSSAGGTAARAPAGKAPGELRPVDTMPDATSRLVELDLNRLDSMGLVVPSSPRSQVAEEFRVIKRPILANAHGKGAAPVDNGNLIMVTSSVPGEGKSFNSINLAMSIAMELDNRVLLVDADVARPSVLNLLGLPPAKGLMDVLLDDAVSLPDVLLRTNVEKLTILPAGMPHKNATELLASGAMHALLVELAHRYSDRIIIFDSPPLMVTTEAPVLAQSMGQIVVIVEAGRTTHATLKQALSRVRNCPVKMVVLNKARYARTDGYYGYYGYGYGYESDRNRVPGEKVVD from the coding sequence ATGAGCATCATTGAACAAGCTGTTGCACGGATGGGGCTGCTCAAGCGAGCAGGCGTCGAGATCGGTTCCATTGAGGAAATCGATCTGCACGAGGCGATCAACAAGCCGGAGGAAGATGAGCCTCTGGAGCGCTCAAGCGCAGGGGGCACGGCTGCACGTGCCCCAGCTGGTAAAGCACCGGGTGAGTTGCGGCCTGTCGACACGATGCCGGACGCGACATCGCGTCTGGTTGAACTTGACCTGAATCGGCTGGATTCGATGGGCCTGGTGGTGCCCTCTTCGCCGCGATCCCAGGTTGCAGAAGAGTTTCGGGTCATCAAGCGGCCAATTCTTGCAAACGCCCACGGCAAAGGCGCAGCGCCGGTGGATAACGGCAATCTCATCATGGTGACAAGTTCTGTCCCCGGTGAAGGCAAGAGCTTCAATTCCATTAATCTGGCGATGAGCATCGCGATGGAACTCGACAACCGGGTTTTGCTCGTGGATGCGGATGTAGCCCGTCCATCCGTGCTCAACCTGCTTGGATTGCCTCCTGCAAAAGGCTTGATGGATGTTCTCCTCGATGATGCGGTCAGTTTGCCGGATGTGCTTTTGCGTACAAATGTCGAAAAGCTGACGATATTGCCGGCGGGCATGCCACACAAGAACGCAACGGAACTGCTTGCGAGCGGAGCGATGCATGCGCTTCTCGTCGAACTCGCGCATCGTTATTCGGACCGGATCATCATTTTTGATTCTCCGCCGCTGATGGTGACAACCGAAGCGCCTGTTCTTGCTCAATCGATGGGTCAAATCGTGGTTATCGTCGAGGCGGGGCGTACCACGCACGCAACGCTCAAGCAGGCACTGTCACGAGTTCGCAACTGCCCGGTCAAGATGGTGGTTCTCAATAAGGCGCGCTATGCGCGTACGGATGGCTACTATGGTTATTACGGATACGGCTATGGCTATGAGTCTGACCGGAACCGAGTGCCGGGCGAGAAGGTTGTTGATTAG
- a CDS encoding XrtA system polysaccharide chain length determinant, which produces MDDLLRQLSGYIRQAWGYRWVGLLTAWLVGTIGMGVVLILPDQYQASAKIYVDTQSILRPLMSGLAIQPNVDQQINMLSRTLISRPSIEKLIRMADLDLEAKTKAEKEALVDELIKKVVLSGSGRDNLYFVSFRDEKPARAQKVVQAIVTLFVESGLGGKRQDSDQARKFIEEQIKAYEAKLFEAENRLKEFKLKNLERPGGGQKDFYGSLGDAQQQLNQAQLELREASNSRDALARQLLGEEPTIASESTFPGMTSSSGGPSTAEIDSRIASMNNDIEALLQRYTDRHPDIVQLRSRIRTLEAERKKIVEQYAEEAKEAESSKEPAAAKKMVAGAQQIPNPVYLQIKVALASAEASVASLGARVAEYQSRLEKLRQSSRLVPELEAEFTQLNRDYEVHQTNYNNLVSRRESASMSEEMDATGVAEFRLIEPPRVSPEPVAPNRLILLTVVIVAALVVGIASSVVVSQIRPVFHDGQTLADVAGLPVLGSISMLLADERKRYERRRRIVFLGGVGGLVAAYVAMLAFVSLVMRSA; this is translated from the coding sequence GTGGATGATCTTCTACGCCAGTTGTCCGGTTACATAAGGCAGGCGTGGGGCTACCGTTGGGTAGGTCTGCTGACGGCTTGGTTGGTCGGAACGATAGGCATGGGCGTCGTGCTCATCCTGCCGGATCAGTATCAGGCCTCGGCGAAGATTTATGTCGATACGCAATCGATCCTGCGGCCGCTGATGTCCGGTTTGGCCATACAGCCGAACGTCGATCAGCAGATCAACATGCTTAGCCGGACGCTCATCAGTCGCCCCAGCATTGAGAAACTGATCCGGATGGCCGATCTTGATCTGGAGGCGAAGACAAAAGCCGAAAAGGAAGCGCTGGTCGATGAACTGATCAAGAAGGTCGTCCTGTCAGGATCGGGACGAGACAACCTCTATTTCGTGTCTTTTCGCGACGAGAAGCCTGCTCGCGCGCAAAAGGTCGTTCAGGCAATCGTGACGCTGTTCGTCGAATCGGGTCTTGGTGGCAAAAGACAGGATTCAGACCAGGCTCGCAAATTCATCGAAGAGCAGATCAAGGCGTATGAAGCCAAACTTTTCGAAGCCGAAAATCGCCTCAAGGAGTTCAAGCTGAAAAACCTCGAGCGTCCAGGCGGCGGGCAAAAAGATTTTTACGGCAGTCTCGGAGATGCCCAGCAGCAGCTTAACCAAGCACAGCTGGAACTTCGTGAAGCATCGAATTCGCGAGATGCACTCGCCAGACAACTGCTCGGCGAAGAACCGACGATTGCGTCAGAGTCTACGTTCCCGGGCATGACCTCGTCGAGCGGCGGGCCTTCAACAGCGGAGATTGACAGCCGCATTGCGTCGATGAACAACGACATTGAAGCGCTTTTGCAGCGGTATACCGATCGTCATCCGGATATCGTTCAGCTGCGTTCGCGCATACGGACACTCGAAGCCGAGCGGAAAAAGATTGTTGAGCAGTATGCCGAGGAGGCCAAGGAGGCAGAGTCGAGCAAGGAACCGGCGGCTGCAAAGAAGATGGTGGCCGGTGCTCAACAAATACCTAATCCCGTTTATTTGCAGATCAAGGTTGCATTGGCATCGGCCGAAGCCTCGGTTGCTTCGCTGGGTGCCCGCGTCGCGGAGTATCAAAGTCGCCTTGAAAAACTACGTCAATCTTCCCGGCTCGTGCCTGAGCTCGAGGCCGAATTCACGCAACTGAATCGGGATTACGAGGTTCACCAGACCAACTACAACAACCTCGTATCGCGGCGTGAGTCTGCATCGATGTCGGAAGAGATGGACGCGACCGGCGTAGCGGAGTTCCGGCTTATCGAACCCCCGCGGGTTTCCCCCGAGCCTGTGGCACCCAACCGCCTCATTCTGCTGACAGTCGTGATCGTCGCGGCGCTCGTTGTGGGCATCGCGTCTTCAGTTGTCGTTTCCCAGATACGCCCCGTGTTTCACGACGGACAAACACTCGCTGACGTTGCTGGTTTGCCGGTCCTTGGCTCGATTTCGATGCTGCTGGCCGATGAACGCAAGCGATATGAGCGGCGACGTCGCATCGTGTTCCTCGGTGGCGTTGGCGGTCTGGTTGCGGCCTACGTTGCCATGCTTGCGTTCGTCTCGCTTGTGATGCGCAGTGCGTGA
- a CDS encoding XrtA/PEP-CTERM system exopolysaccharide export protein — translation MLRSIFLMSALRKCALLLAPLALVACTSSPYPAAPTQAYSDGYNYILGPGDSVNIVVWRNPEISSTVTIRPDGKITGTLFEDLPAAGRDPTTLAREIEQVLSKYIRDPIVSVIVAGGIGPYSEQIRVIGEAAKPQALAYKQKMTLLDVMIAVGGITDFADGNAATILRTSEGDKQYNVRLKDLIRRGDVSANVDVKPGDILIIPQSWF, via the coding sequence ATGCTTCGTTCGATCTTTCTGATGTCCGCCCTGCGCAAATGTGCGTTGCTCCTGGCGCCGCTTGCGCTGGTGGCCTGCACCTCGTCACCGTACCCGGCCGCCCCGACGCAGGCTTACAGTGATGGTTACAACTACATCCTGGGCCCGGGCGACTCGGTCAATATCGTCGTCTGGCGCAACCCCGAAATCTCGTCGACGGTCACCATCCGGCCGGACGGCAAGATCACCGGTACGCTGTTCGAGGACCTGCCGGCCGCGGGTCGCGATCCCACGACACTGGCGCGCGAAATCGAGCAGGTTCTGTCCAAGTACATCCGTGATCCCATTGTCAGCGTGATCGTGGCGGGCGGCATCGGTCCCTACAGCGAACAGATCCGGGTCATCGGCGAAGCGGCCAAGCCGCAGGCGCTGGCCTACAAGCAGAAAATGACCCTGCTTGACGTGATGATTGCGGTGGGCGGCATCACCGACTTCGCCGATGGCAACGCGGCGACCATCCTGCGCACCTCCGAAGGTGACAAGCAATACAACGTGCGTCTGAAAGACCTCATCCGGCGTGGTGACGTCAGCGCGAATGTGGATGTCAAGCCTGGCGACATCCTGATCATTCCGCAGAGCTGGTTCTGA
- a CDS encoding ABC transporter permease — MFKLALRNILRQKSRTAMTLAAIVFGVSGLILTGGFVADVLTQLGEATIHSQLGHVQVFKQGFYEKGSRSPEKYVIDDADQIARFAAKMPEADTVLQRIRFAGLLNNGKADWAIVGEGVEPDKENHLGTFVRITAGRQLKDEDTSGVLIGDGVAKALALEPGDTVTLIMNTADGALNTTELNVVGVFQSFSKDFDTRAVRIPIAAARELLARDGANSIVLLLHRTADTALVKDLLIPRLQSLGFDIRDWVELSDFYAKTVELYRTQFGVLQWIVLIMVLLSVFNTVNMSVFERVGEFGTLMALGNTRGYVFRLVMVENAMLGLFGAVVGVVLGTLAALAISEVGIPMPPPPNSNVAYTATVRVLPNTVLLAFGVGLIATLVAALLPAHRVSRTPIVDALRYNI; from the coding sequence ATGTTCAAACTTGCCCTGCGCAACATCCTCCGTCAGAAATCGCGTACCGCGATGACTCTGGCTGCCATCGTGTTCGGCGTATCCGGTCTGATTCTGACCGGCGGTTTCGTGGCGGATGTGCTGACCCAGCTGGGCGAAGCCACGATCCACAGTCAGCTCGGCCACGTGCAGGTGTTCAAGCAGGGTTTCTACGAGAAGGGCTCGCGTTCGCCGGAAAAGTACGTCATCGACGACGCCGACCAGATCGCGCGCTTCGCGGCCAAGATGCCCGAAGCGGATACCGTGCTTCAGCGTATCCGGTTCGCCGGCCTGCTCAACAACGGCAAGGCGGACTGGGCCATCGTCGGCGAGGGCGTCGAGCCGGACAAGGAAAATCACCTCGGTACGTTTGTCCGGATCACTGCGGGCCGGCAATTGAAGGACGAAGACACGTCGGGCGTGCTGATCGGCGACGGTGTGGCGAAGGCGCTGGCGCTCGAGCCCGGAGATACCGTCACGCTGATCATGAATACTGCGGACGGCGCCCTGAACACGACCGAACTGAACGTGGTAGGCGTTTTTCAAAGCTTTTCGAAAGATTTCGATACCCGTGCCGTAAGAATTCCCATTGCGGCAGCGAGGGAGCTGCTGGCGCGCGACGGCGCCAATTCGATCGTGTTGTTGCTGCACCGCACGGCCGATACTGCGCTGGTGAAGGATTTGCTGATTCCGCGGTTGCAGTCGCTGGGGTTCGATATCCGCGACTGGGTGGAGCTGTCTGATTTCTACGCGAAGACGGTCGAGCTGTATCGCACGCAGTTCGGCGTGCTGCAGTGGATTGTGCTGATCATGGTGCTGCTCAGCGTGTTCAACACGGTAAACATGAGCGTTTTCGAGCGTGTGGGAGAATTCGGTACGCTGATGGCGCTGGGCAACACGCGTGGCTATGTGTTCAGGTTGGTGATGGTGGAGAACGCAATGTTGGGTCTGTTTGGCGCCGTGGTGGGTGTCGTGCTGGGTACGCTCGCGGCGCTGGCGATCAGCGAGGTCGGCATCCCGATGCCGCCGCCGCCGAATTCCAACGTCGCCTACACCGCTACCGTCAGGGTGCTGCCCAATACGGTGTTACTGGCATTCGGGGTCGGTCTGATCGCCACCCTGGTGGCCGCGCTTTTGCCGGCCCACCGGGTGTCGCGCACGCCAATCGTCGATGCGCTGCGCTACAACATCTGA